The nucleotide window TCAGCAACTTTAAGTAAAACAAATACCTATCAAATGTTTTTTCGTATGATGTGTCGGACAGGGTTTTATCGTTTTCTAAATTCTTATTGAATTTGCAAGTATATTTTATTCCATTTCCGGTAGATGACATCAGGCAAAGGTTGTCTTTATCAGTTGTATCCTTTTGTTTGTTACTTAAAGGCCCCTTAAACTCAGGAAATAAAGGTACACCTTTCCTAAGCAGGGTATTCATTACGGTAAAAGGGGCTTGAACTGTTGAGGTTTCTTCAAGGCCGGGGGTCGCGATGCACGGAGCTGAAGTAATTAATTGTCTGTCAATTGCAAATAACGCAACAGAGTTATTGAACAGAAAACAAAAGATTAAACAAATTAGAAGCGCTTTCTTTTTCATATATATATTATTATTACCTTTATAAAATTATAATGTACAAGTGTAAATAAGTCAAGTAAAAGGTGTAAAATAATTGCAAATTTAGACCGTTTACAAAGTCATTAGCGGTTAATAGGAAACTATAGATAGATTCTTTATGGGATGAGGGTTATGAAAAAAACTTCTGGATTAGCACTGTAAAGAACTTGAAATTGTTGGTGAGTATCAAAAATCCTATCGCAATAAGGATCAGGCCTGAAATAACCTCGATTATCCTGAAATACCTTTTTATCGCAGTAAAAAATTGCAGGGTTTTGTTTATAAAGACAGCTGTTATCAAAAACGGGATGCCAAGGCCTATCGAATATATTGTTAAGAGCATCATTCCCTGGTTTAACGTATTTTGAGTGGACGCAAGAATAAGTATTGAAGAAAGTATAGGGCCGATACAAGGTGTCCAGCCTATGGCAAAAGCTATCCCTATAAAAAAAGCACCCAGGTATCCTAAAGAAAACCGTTTCATTTCCATCCGTTTCTCATAATAAAGCATATTCAGTTTAAGTATACCCATGATATGAAACCCGAAAATAATAATTATTATCCCGCCGGCCCATTGGATAATTTTTTTATTAGTACCTATCAAGTTGCCTAAATAAGTCGCAGAAGCGCCAAGCAGTATGAAGATAAAGCTAAATCCGAGCACGAAGAATAAAGCGTTAAGGAAGGTATTTCTTAAGGATACGTTCCCGCTTTTCAGCTCATCCAGCGATGCTCCGGTTATGAACGTTATGTATGCCGGTATCATAGGAAGGATGCAGGGGCTGACAAAACTGGCTACCCCTGCCAGAAAGCTCGCTATTACAGGAAAGTTATTGAGGTTATCCATTCTTTAAAGCCTTTGTCATAGTGTTTATTAAATTCTGGCTGTCGCTGTACCCGATTATCTTTTCGATCACATCGCCGTTCTTGTTAAGGAAGATTATAGTAGGAAGGCCTGTTATCCCGTATTTGCCTGACACCTCGGGGAATTTGTCGGTATCTATCTTCACGTTAATAAAATCCTTAGAAGCGTTGACCACATTTATGTTTGTGTATACGTCTTTATCGAGTTTCTTGCACCAGGTACACCAAGGAGCCATAAAATCAACCATCAAAGGTCTGTTTGTTTCGTTTGCCAGTTTAAGGCCTTGAGAAATGTCATAAACCCAGCTTATACCTTCTTTTTGCGTATTTTCTGCGGCATTTTCAGGCTCTGTAAGGGGAGGGTTTGTTTTAGCGCAGGCGCTTAAAACGAACAAGGTTAGAATAACGCTGAACAATATTTTTGTCTTAAACATTTTGCCTCCAAGTTTTAGCGTTGAGCGGACAAAAAACAGGGATAAGGGGTAAGTTTTAAATCTTATCCCTTACACCTTACCCCTGGAGATATATCCGCTAAACGCTATTTATTTTAAACATCGCATCAATGCACTTTTTTGCCTTTTCTCTTGTTTCCTTCGGGACTTCTATCTTATATTTCATGTCTTCTAAAGCCCAGAGGAGTTTTTCCAGGCTGTTCTTCTTCATGTTTGGGCATACCGCCAGGTCTGTCGCAGGGTAAAATGATTTACCGGGATTTTCTTTTTTCATGCGGTATATAATACCTGTTTCGGTACCTATAATGAATTCAGTTTTTTTAGATTCTCTGACATAGTTGCACATGCCTGAGGTAGATAAAACCACATCCGCAATTTTGACCACGTCCGGCGGGCATTCAGGATGAACTATGACCTCGGCTTTAGGGTGCTCTTTTTTTGCTTTTAAAACGTATTCTTCAATAATATTTATATGTATCGGGCAGTACCCTTCCCAAAGAATGAACTCTTTGTCCACCTGGGTTGAGACATAATGCCCCAGGTTTTTGTCCGGTACAAAAATAATTTTGTTTGAATCAATAGACTTTGCTATCTTTACCGCATTTGACGATGTACAGCACACGTCGCTTTCTGCTTTAACTTCCGCTGTTGTGTTTATGTAACACACAACCGGCACACCCGGATAATCCTTTTTCATTGCTTTAAGTTTATCTGCGGTTACCATGTTCGCCATAGGGCAGCCCGAGGTTATTTCCGGCAAAAGAACGGTTTTGTCCGGGCAGAGGATCGAGGCGGTCTCAGCCATGAA belongs to Candidatus Liberimonas magnetica and includes:
- a CDS encoding cytochrome c biogenesis protein CcdA, with translation MDNLNNFPVIASFLAGVASFVSPCILPMIPAYITFITGASLDELKSGNVSLRNTFLNALFFVLGFSFIFILLGASATYLGNLIGTNKKIIQWAGGIIIIIFGFHIMGILKLNMLYYEKRMEMKRFSLGYLGAFFIGIAFAIGWTPCIGPILSSILILASTQNTLNQGMMLLTIYSIGLGIPFLITAVFINKTLQFFTAIKRYFRIIEVISGLILIAIGFLILTNNFKFFTVLIQKFFS
- a CDS encoding thioredoxin family protein, producing the protein MFKTKILFSVILTLFVLSACAKTNPPLTEPENAAENTQKEGISWVYDISQGLKLANETNRPLMVDFMAPWCTWCKKLDKDVYTNINVVNASKDFINVKIDTDKFPEVSGKYGITGLPTIIFLNKNGDVIEKIIGYSDSQNLINTMTKALKNG
- the nadA gene encoding quinolinate synthase NadA, whose translation is MPDKIIEKIVELKEKRNAVILVHNYQPGELQDIADFLGDSLDLSQKARDSKKDVIVFCGVHFMAETASILCPDKTVLLPEITSGCPMANMVTADKLKAMKKDYPGVPVVCYINTTAEVKAESDVCCTSSNAVKIAKSIDSNKIIFVPDKNLGHYVSTQVDKEFILWEGYCPIHINIIEEYVLKAKKEHPKAEVIVHPECPPDVVKIADVVLSTSGMCNYVRESKKTEFIIGTETGIIYRMKKENPGKSFYPATDLAVCPNMKKNSLEKLLWALEDMKYKIEVPKETREKAKKCIDAMFKINSV